The following coding sequences lie in one Takifugu flavidus isolate HTHZ2018 chromosome 4, ASM371156v2, whole genome shotgun sequence genomic window:
- the opn1sw2 gene encoding opsin-1, short-wave-sensitive 2 — MRMRGVRQHEFQEDFYIPIPLDTDNITALSPFLVPQDHLGSPVIFYGMSAFMFFLFVAGTGINVLTIACTIQYKKLRSHLNYILVNLAFSNLLVTTVGSFCCFCCFFARYMIVGPLGCKIEGFAATLGGMVSLWSLAVVAFERWLVVCKPLGNFIFKPDHAIVCCVFTWFFALIISAPPLFGWSRYIPEGFQCSCGPDWYTTGNKYNNESYVMFIFGFGFAVPLFVIVFCYSQLLFMLKSAAKAQAESASTQKAEREVTRMVVVMILGFLVCWLPYASFALWVVNNRGTPFDLRLATIPSCFSKASTVYNPIIYVVLNKQFRSCMKKMLGMSGGDDEESSSQSVTEVSKVSPS, encoded by the exons ATGAGAATGAGGGGAGTTCGCCAGCATGAATTCCAAGAAGACTTCTATATCCCCATTCCCCTGGACACTGACAACATCACAGCCCTCAGCCCGTTCCTGGTCCCACAGGATCACTTGGGGAGTCCTGTAATCTTTTACGGGATGTCAGCATTCATGTTTTTCCTATTTGTGGCTGGTACAGGCATAAATGTGCTCACAATTGCATGCACTATCCAATATAAGAAGCTCCGGTCCCATCTGAACTACATCCTGGTGAACTTGGCTTTTTCAAACCTCCTGGTCACCACTGTGggctccttctgctgcttctgctgcttctttgcCAGATACATGATAGTTGGTCCCCTGGGATGCAAGATCGAGGGATTTGCAGCAACCCTTGGTG GTATGGTAAGCCTGTGGTCTCTCGCTGTCGTAGCCTTTGAGAGATGGCTGGTGGTCTGCAAGCCGCTCGGGAACTTCATCTTCAAACCCGATCACGCTATAGTTTGTTGCGTATTTACCTGGTTCTTTGCTTTGATcatctcagctcctcctctctttgGATGGAGTAG gtatATCCCAGAGGGCTTCCAGTGCTCCTGTGGACCAGACTGGTATACGACTGGCAACAAGTATAACAACGAGTCCTATGTGATGTTCATATTTGGCTTTGGCTTTGCCGTCCCTTTATTTGTCATCGTTTTCTGCTACTCGCAGCTACTTTTCATGCTGAAATCC GCAGCAAAGGCCCAGGCTGAGTCTGCGTCCACCCAGAAGGCAGAAAGGGAGGTAACCAGGATGGTGGTGGTCATGATATTAGGCTTCCTGGTGTGCTGGCTGCCTTATGCAAGTTTTGCTCTGTGGGTTGTCAATAATCGTGGGACACCATTTGATCTGAGACTGGCGACCATCCCCTCCTGTTTTTCGAAAGCCTCCACAGTGTACAACCCTATTATCTACGTCGTCCTCAATAAACAG TTCCGCTCATGTATGAAGAAAATGCTGGGAATGAGTGGAGGCGACGATGAGGAATCATCAAGTCAATCCGTCACTGAAGTCTCCAAAGTTTCACCTTCTTAA